In Chelonia mydas isolate rCheMyd1 chromosome 20, rCheMyd1.pri.v2, whole genome shotgun sequence, a single genomic region encodes these proteins:
- the ARHGAP9 gene encoding rho GTPase-activating protein 9 isoform X3 encodes MTVLGPGWAGLVARTRRPAALPVAEMLSGRWRLEGRSWRRASPSPGSSSAVALRALYDYQYEAEDGRQVAIAEGECFLLLHKSNEDWWQVRRLSDPRRARPIFVPATYVAEVGPRVEGGPWLSATLLAAAGTGQHPSPGLQPRYRSLQDLSSCPAPPGHYSCHSLSLPAWDPGPQLGPAHPVSRSVSATGLAQSPGRDAPAPGCQQERCPEPVGQGASPPGGPPSGATMEESPIYCNLEEIKQVRGEPPNPSGPPLQVLDAWERHLDPSTGRSYFYNRETGDKSWKPPRRHREMSLLPVEALSPEPPAAADPGETLAQGGDSVQAGRLGYTKSMILPESRVPKEVEKAGQLNKTKIAEGGRKLRKSWGISWVVLAGNSLVFYKDLKGPAPTSWRPASSRPESSVDLRGAVLERARDMSSKKNVIHLRTVTGNEFLLQSDSEAEIQEWHQTIKSVIRRLDRENPLDEPGYVLRRAGSSELGELSGDEEDEGLRPKDSWKSSGSTRRPDSTERKRVKSKLRRFIVKRPPLQSLQEKGLIRDQVFGCRLDALCQRENDTVPRFVRLCVEAVEKKGLDADGIYRVSGNLAVIQKLRFAVDRERAVTSDGRYVFPEQPCQGRARPEERLSLADPEWDDVHVVTGALKLFFRELPEPLVPFALFDAFVAAVSKDLPPAPPAIPHRAAPVPSPSSRGFPCAQPLPPRGFPCAQPLPPRGFPCAQPLVAGFPLCSVPPPVGLPLCPDTPPAEPLLYPAPLTMGSPMCPMPQSQAGLADALSGSTPRCGPPNLRGPGYLSHWQLPLPAQPVPTDSGGGSPGAPISSSCRATSLLPTELPAGAERVQRLAELVQSLPPPNYATLRYILAHLRKVMEYADVNRMTRQNIGIVFGPTLLRPEKELASMAVDMVHQNQAVELLLSEFQHIFPAPGAN; translated from the exons ATGACGGTGCTGGgccccggctgggctgggctcgtGGCGCGCACAAGGCGGCCAGCCGCTCTCCCCGTCGCTGAGATGCTGTCAGGGCGGTGGCGGCTGGAAGGCCGGTCCTGGCGCCGGGCCAGCCCCTCGCCAGGCTCCTCCTCGGCCGTGGCGCTGCGAGCCCTCTACGACTACCAGTACGAGGCGGAGGACGGGCGCCAGGTGGCCATCGCTGAAGGCGAGTGCTTCCTGCTGCTCCACAAGTCCAACGAGGACTGGTGGCAGGTGCGACGTCTCAGCGATCCCCGGAGGGCACGGCCCATCTTTGTGCCGGCCACCTACGTGGCGGAGGTGGGCCCTCGCGTGGAGGGTGGCCCGTGGCTGAGCGCCACGCTGCTGGCAGCCGCTGGCACCGGGCAGCACCCATCCCCGG GCCTGCAGCCACGGTACCGATCCCTCCAGGACctgtccagctgcccagccccgccTGGCCACTACTCCTGCCACAGCCTgagcctgccagcctgggaccccGGCCCCCAGCTCGGCCCGGCCCACCCCGTCAGCAGGAGCGTCAGCGCCACCGGCCTGGCCCAGAGCCCCGGCAGGGACGCACCCGCCCCCGGATGCCAGCAGGAGCGGTGCCCGGAGCcggtggggcagggggccagcCCCCCTGGG GGTCCACCCTCTGGAGCCACCATGGAGGAGTCCCCGATTTACTGCAACCTGGAGGAGATAAAGCAGGTGCGGGGGgagccccccaaccccagcgGCCCCCCGTTGCAGGTGCTGGACGCCTGGGAGCGCCACCTCGACCCCAGCACCGGCCGCAGCTACTTCTACAACCGGGAGACGGGCGACAAGTCTTGGAAACCTCCACGGCGCCACCGGGAGATG agtTTGCTCCCCGTGGAGGCTCTGAGCCCCGAGCCCCCGGCAGCTGCTGACCCGGGGGAGACGCTGGCGCAGGGCGGGGACAGCGTCCAGGCCGGCCGGCTCGGCTACACCAAATCCATGATCTTGCCGGAATCCCGTGTGCCCAAG GAGGTGGAGAAGGCTGGGCAGCTGAACAAAACCAAGATTGCAGAGGGGGGCCGGAAACTCAG GAAGAGCTGGGGCATCTCCTGGGTGGTGCTGGCTGGGAACAGCCTCGTCTTCTACAAGGATCTCAAGGGCCCGGCCCCCACCAGctgg AGACCCGCCAGCAGCAGGCCTGAGAGCAGCGTGGACCTGCGGGGCGCGGTGCTGGAGCGGGCACGCGACATGTCCAGCAAGAAGAACGTCATCCAC CTCCGCACAGTGACTGGCAACGAGTTCCTGCTGCAGTCGGACAGCGAGGCCGAGATCCAGGAGTGGCACCAGACTATCAAGAGCGTCATCCGTAGGCTG GACCGGGAGAACCCCCTGGACGAGCCGGGCTACGTGCTGCGCCGGGCCGGCAGCTCCGAGCTGGGGGAGCTGAGCGGGGACGAGGAGGACGAGGGGCTGAGGCCAAAGGACAGCTGGAAATCCTCCG gCTCCACCCGCCGCCCGGACAGCACCGAGAGGAAGCGGGTCAAGAGCAAACTCCGGCGCTTCATCGTCAAACGGCCCCCGCTGCAGAGCCTGCAGGAAAAGGGGCTCATCCGAG ACCAGGTCTTCGGCTGCCGGCTGGACGCCCTGTGCCAGCGGGAGAACGACACAGTGCCCCGCTTTGTCCGGCTCTGCGTTGAGGCTGTGGAGAAGAAAG gCCTTGATGCGGACGGGATCTACCGGGTGAGTGGGAACCTGGCCGTGATCCAGAAGCTGCGTTTTGCTGTCGACCGGG AGCGGGCAGTGACCTCTGACGGGCGCTACGTCTTCCCGGAGCAGCCGTGCCAAGGTAGAGCCAGGCCAG AGGAGCGGCTGAGCCTGGCGGACCCCGAGTGGGACGACGTCCATGTGGTGACCGGCGCCCTCAAGCTCTTCTTCCGCGAGCTGCCCGAGCCCCTGGTGCCCTTCGCCCTCTTCGACGCCTTCGTGGCTGCCGTCAGTAAGGACCTGccacccgcccccccagccaTCCCCCACAGGGCCgcccctgtgcccagcccctccTCGCGGGGCTtcccctgtgcccagcccctccccccacggggtttcccctgtgcccagcccctccccccacggggtttcccctgtgcccagcccctcGTCGCTGGGTTTCCTCTGTGCTCAGTCCCTCCCCCCGTGGGACTTCCCCTGTGCCCAGACACTCCCCCTGCGGAGCCACTCCTGTACCCAGCACCCCTCACCATGGGGTCTCCCATGtgccccatgccccaatcccagGCGGGGCTGGCTGATGCCCTGAGTGGCTCCACCCCCCGTTGTGGGCCCCCCAACCTCAGGGGCCCAGGCTACCTGAGTCActggcagctccccctccccgcgCAGCCAGTGCCCACAGACTCCGGGGGGGGCAGCCCTGGTGCCCCCATCTCGTCCAGCTGCAGAGCCACGTCGCTTCTCCCCACAGAGCTCCCGGCCGGCGCCGAGCGGGTGCAGCGCCTGGCCGAACTGGTCCAGAGCCTGCCCCCACCTAATTACGCCACCCTGCGCTACATCCTGGCCCACCTCCGCAA GGTGATGGAGTACGCCGACGTGAACCGCATGACCCGGCAGAACATCGGCATCGTCTTCGGCCCCACGCTGCTGCGGCCCGAGAAGGAGCTGGCCAGCATGGCCGTGGACATGGTCCACCAGAACCAGGCCgtggagctgctgctctccgaGTTCCAGCACATCTTCCCGGCCCCCGGCGCCAACTGA
- the ARHGAP9 gene encoding rho GTPase-activating protein 9 isoform X8, with protein MEESPIYCNLEEIKQVRGEPPNPSGPPLQVLDAWERHLDPSTGRSYFYNRETGDKSWKPPRRHREMSLLPVEALSPEPPAAADPGETLAQGGDSVQAGRLGYTKSMILPESRVPKVSHRRNRSQPSFEDWVGTGPPTTSPGGCPPHPSDLPHEVEKAGQLNKTKIAEGGRKLRKSWGISWVVLAGNSLVFYKDLKGPAPTSWRPASSRPESSVDLRGAVLERARDMSSKKNVIHLRTVTGNEFLLQSDSEAEIQEWHQTIKSVIRRLDRENPLDEPGYVLRRAGSSELGELSGDEEDEGLRPKDSWKSSGSTRRPDSTERKRVKSKLRRFIVKRPPLQSLQEKGLIRDQVFGCRLDALCQRENDTVPRFVRLCVEAVEKKGLDADGIYRVSGNLAVIQKLRFAVDRERAVTSDGRYVFPEQPCQGRARPEERLSLADPEWDDVHVVTGALKLFFRELPEPLVPFALFDAFVAAVSKDLPPAPPAIPHRAAPVPSPSSRGFPCAQPLPPRGFPCAQPLPPRGFPCAQPLVAGFPLCSVPPPVGLPLCPDTPPAEPLLYPAPLTMGSPMCPMPQSQAGLADALSGSTPRCGPPNLRGPGYLSHWQLPLPAQPVPTDSGGGSPGAPISSSCRATSLLPTELPAGAERVQRLAELVQSLPPPNYATLRYILAHLRKVMEYADVNRMTRQNIGIVFGPTLLRPEKELASMAVDMVHQNQAVELLLSEFQHIFPAPGAN; from the exons ATGGAGGAGTCCCCGATTTACTGCAACCTGGAGGAGATAAAGCAGGTGCGGGGGgagccccccaaccccagcgGCCCCCCGTTGCAGGTGCTGGACGCCTGGGAGCGCCACCTCGACCCCAGCACCGGCCGCAGCTACTTCTACAACCGGGAGACGGGCGACAAGTCTTGGAAACCTCCACGGCGCCACCGGGAGATG agtTTGCTCCCCGTGGAGGCTCTGAGCCCCGAGCCCCCGGCAGCTGCTGACCCGGGGGAGACGCTGGCGCAGGGCGGGGACAGCGTCCAGGCCGGCCGGCTCGGCTACACCAAATCCATGATCTTGCCGGAATCCCGTGTGCCCAAG GTGTCTCACCGCAGGAATCGCTCCCAGCCCAGCTTTGAAGACTGGGTGGGGACCGGTCCCCCCACCACTTCCCCCGGGGgctgcccccctcacccctctgACTTACCCCAT GAGGTGGAGAAGGCTGGGCAGCTGAACAAAACCAAGATTGCAGAGGGGGGCCGGAAACTCAG GAAGAGCTGGGGCATCTCCTGGGTGGTGCTGGCTGGGAACAGCCTCGTCTTCTACAAGGATCTCAAGGGCCCGGCCCCCACCAGctgg AGACCCGCCAGCAGCAGGCCTGAGAGCAGCGTGGACCTGCGGGGCGCGGTGCTGGAGCGGGCACGCGACATGTCCAGCAAGAAGAACGTCATCCAC CTCCGCACAGTGACTGGCAACGAGTTCCTGCTGCAGTCGGACAGCGAGGCCGAGATCCAGGAGTGGCACCAGACTATCAAGAGCGTCATCCGTAGGCTG GACCGGGAGAACCCCCTGGACGAGCCGGGCTACGTGCTGCGCCGGGCCGGCAGCTCCGAGCTGGGGGAGCTGAGCGGGGACGAGGAGGACGAGGGGCTGAGGCCAAAGGACAGCTGGAAATCCTCCG gCTCCACCCGCCGCCCGGACAGCACCGAGAGGAAGCGGGTCAAGAGCAAACTCCGGCGCTTCATCGTCAAACGGCCCCCGCTGCAGAGCCTGCAGGAAAAGGGGCTCATCCGAG ACCAGGTCTTCGGCTGCCGGCTGGACGCCCTGTGCCAGCGGGAGAACGACACAGTGCCCCGCTTTGTCCGGCTCTGCGTTGAGGCTGTGGAGAAGAAAG gCCTTGATGCGGACGGGATCTACCGGGTGAGTGGGAACCTGGCCGTGATCCAGAAGCTGCGTTTTGCTGTCGACCGGG AGCGGGCAGTGACCTCTGACGGGCGCTACGTCTTCCCGGAGCAGCCGTGCCAAGGTAGAGCCAGGCCAG AGGAGCGGCTGAGCCTGGCGGACCCCGAGTGGGACGACGTCCATGTGGTGACCGGCGCCCTCAAGCTCTTCTTCCGCGAGCTGCCCGAGCCCCTGGTGCCCTTCGCCCTCTTCGACGCCTTCGTGGCTGCCGTCAGTAAGGACCTGccacccgcccccccagccaTCCCCCACAGGGCCgcccctgtgcccagcccctccTCGCGGGGCTtcccctgtgcccagcccctccccccacggggtttcccctgtgcccagcccctccccccacggggtttcccctgtgcccagcccctcGTCGCTGGGTTTCCTCTGTGCTCAGTCCCTCCCCCCGTGGGACTTCCCCTGTGCCCAGACACTCCCCCTGCGGAGCCACTCCTGTACCCAGCACCCCTCACCATGGGGTCTCCCATGtgccccatgccccaatcccagGCGGGGCTGGCTGATGCCCTGAGTGGCTCCACCCCCCGTTGTGGGCCCCCCAACCTCAGGGGCCCAGGCTACCTGAGTCActggcagctccccctccccgcgCAGCCAGTGCCCACAGACTCCGGGGGGGGCAGCCCTGGTGCCCCCATCTCGTCCAGCTGCAGAGCCACGTCGCTTCTCCCCACAGAGCTCCCGGCCGGCGCCGAGCGGGTGCAGCGCCTGGCCGAACTGGTCCAGAGCCTGCCCCCACCTAATTACGCCACCCTGCGCTACATCCTGGCCCACCTCCGCAA GGTGATGGAGTACGCCGACGTGAACCGCATGACCCGGCAGAACATCGGCATCGTCTTCGGCCCCACGCTGCTGCGGCCCGAGAAGGAGCTGGCCAGCATGGCCGTGGACATGGTCCACCAGAACCAGGCCgtggagctgctgctctccgaGTTCCAGCACATCTTCCCGGCCCCCGGCGCCAACTGA
- the ARHGAP9 gene encoding rho GTPase-activating protein 9 isoform X2, translated as MTVLGPGWAGLVARTRRPAALPVAEMLSGRWRLEGRSWRRASPSPGSSSAVALRALYDYQYEAEDGRQVAIAEGECFLLLHKSNEDWWQVRRLSDPRRARPIFVPATYVAEVGPRVEGGPWLSATLLAAAGTGQHPSPGLQPRYRSLQDLSSCPAPPGHYSCHSLSLPAWDPGPQLGPAHPVSRSVSATGLAQSPGRDAPAPGCQQERCPEPVGQGASPPGGPPSGATMEESPIYCNLEEIKQVRGEPPNPSGPPLQVLDAWERHLDPSTGRSYFYNRETGDKSWKPPRRHREMSLLPVEALSPEPPAAADPGETLAQGGDSVQAGRLGYTKSMILPESRVPKVSHRRNRSQPSFEDWVGTGPPTTSPGGCPPHPSDLPHEVEKAGQLNKTKIAEGGRKLRKSWGISWVVLAGNSLVFYKDLKGPAPTSWRPASSRPESSVDLRGAVLERARDMSSKKNVIHLRTVTGNEFLLQSDSEAEIQEWHQTIKSVIRRLDRENPLDEPGYVLRRAGSSELGELSGDEEDEGLRPKDSWKSSGSTRRPDSTERKRVKSKLRRFIVKRPPLQSLQEKGLIRDQVFGCRLDALCQRENDTVPRFVRLCVEAVEKKGLDADGIYRVSGNLAVIQKLRFAVDRERAVTSDGRYVFPEQPCQEERLSLADPEWDDVHVVTGALKLFFRELPEPLVPFALFDAFVAAVSKDLPPAPPAIPHRAAPVPSPSSRGFPCAQPLPPRGFPCAQPLPPRGFPCAQPLVAGFPLCSVPPPVGLPLCPDTPPAEPLLYPAPLTMGSPMCPMPQSQAGLADALSGSTPRCGPPNLRGPGYLSHWQLPLPAQPVPTDSGGGSPGAPISSSCRATSLLPTELPAGAERVQRLAELVQSLPPPNYATLRYILAHLRKVMEYADVNRMTRQNIGIVFGPTLLRPEKELASMAVDMVHQNQAVELLLSEFQHIFPAPGAN; from the exons ATGACGGTGCTGGgccccggctgggctgggctcgtGGCGCGCACAAGGCGGCCAGCCGCTCTCCCCGTCGCTGAGATGCTGTCAGGGCGGTGGCGGCTGGAAGGCCGGTCCTGGCGCCGGGCCAGCCCCTCGCCAGGCTCCTCCTCGGCCGTGGCGCTGCGAGCCCTCTACGACTACCAGTACGAGGCGGAGGACGGGCGCCAGGTGGCCATCGCTGAAGGCGAGTGCTTCCTGCTGCTCCACAAGTCCAACGAGGACTGGTGGCAGGTGCGACGTCTCAGCGATCCCCGGAGGGCACGGCCCATCTTTGTGCCGGCCACCTACGTGGCGGAGGTGGGCCCTCGCGTGGAGGGTGGCCCGTGGCTGAGCGCCACGCTGCTGGCAGCCGCTGGCACCGGGCAGCACCCATCCCCGG GCCTGCAGCCACGGTACCGATCCCTCCAGGACctgtccagctgcccagccccgccTGGCCACTACTCCTGCCACAGCCTgagcctgccagcctgggaccccGGCCCCCAGCTCGGCCCGGCCCACCCCGTCAGCAGGAGCGTCAGCGCCACCGGCCTGGCCCAGAGCCCCGGCAGGGACGCACCCGCCCCCGGATGCCAGCAGGAGCGGTGCCCGGAGCcggtggggcagggggccagcCCCCCTGGG GGTCCACCCTCTGGAGCCACCATGGAGGAGTCCCCGATTTACTGCAACCTGGAGGAGATAAAGCAGGTGCGGGGGgagccccccaaccccagcgGCCCCCCGTTGCAGGTGCTGGACGCCTGGGAGCGCCACCTCGACCCCAGCACCGGCCGCAGCTACTTCTACAACCGGGAGACGGGCGACAAGTCTTGGAAACCTCCACGGCGCCACCGGGAGATG agtTTGCTCCCCGTGGAGGCTCTGAGCCCCGAGCCCCCGGCAGCTGCTGACCCGGGGGAGACGCTGGCGCAGGGCGGGGACAGCGTCCAGGCCGGCCGGCTCGGCTACACCAAATCCATGATCTTGCCGGAATCCCGTGTGCCCAAG GTGTCTCACCGCAGGAATCGCTCCCAGCCCAGCTTTGAAGACTGGGTGGGGACCGGTCCCCCCACCACTTCCCCCGGGGgctgcccccctcacccctctgACTTACCCCAT GAGGTGGAGAAGGCTGGGCAGCTGAACAAAACCAAGATTGCAGAGGGGGGCCGGAAACTCAG GAAGAGCTGGGGCATCTCCTGGGTGGTGCTGGCTGGGAACAGCCTCGTCTTCTACAAGGATCTCAAGGGCCCGGCCCCCACCAGctgg AGACCCGCCAGCAGCAGGCCTGAGAGCAGCGTGGACCTGCGGGGCGCGGTGCTGGAGCGGGCACGCGACATGTCCAGCAAGAAGAACGTCATCCAC CTCCGCACAGTGACTGGCAACGAGTTCCTGCTGCAGTCGGACAGCGAGGCCGAGATCCAGGAGTGGCACCAGACTATCAAGAGCGTCATCCGTAGGCTG GACCGGGAGAACCCCCTGGACGAGCCGGGCTACGTGCTGCGCCGGGCCGGCAGCTCCGAGCTGGGGGAGCTGAGCGGGGACGAGGAGGACGAGGGGCTGAGGCCAAAGGACAGCTGGAAATCCTCCG gCTCCACCCGCCGCCCGGACAGCACCGAGAGGAAGCGGGTCAAGAGCAAACTCCGGCGCTTCATCGTCAAACGGCCCCCGCTGCAGAGCCTGCAGGAAAAGGGGCTCATCCGAG ACCAGGTCTTCGGCTGCCGGCTGGACGCCCTGTGCCAGCGGGAGAACGACACAGTGCCCCGCTTTGTCCGGCTCTGCGTTGAGGCTGTGGAGAAGAAAG gCCTTGATGCGGACGGGATCTACCGGGTGAGTGGGAACCTGGCCGTGATCCAGAAGCTGCGTTTTGCTGTCGACCGGG AGCGGGCAGTGACCTCTGACGGGCGCTACGTCTTCCCGGAGCAGCCGTGCCAAG AGGAGCGGCTGAGCCTGGCGGACCCCGAGTGGGACGACGTCCATGTGGTGACCGGCGCCCTCAAGCTCTTCTTCCGCGAGCTGCCCGAGCCCCTGGTGCCCTTCGCCCTCTTCGACGCCTTCGTGGCTGCCGTCAGTAAGGACCTGccacccgcccccccagccaTCCCCCACAGGGCCgcccctgtgcccagcccctccTCGCGGGGCTtcccctgtgcccagcccctccccccacggggtttcccctgtgcccagcccctccccccacggggtttcccctgtgcccagcccctcGTCGCTGGGTTTCCTCTGTGCTCAGTCCCTCCCCCCGTGGGACTTCCCCTGTGCCCAGACACTCCCCCTGCGGAGCCACTCCTGTACCCAGCACCCCTCACCATGGGGTCTCCCATGtgccccatgccccaatcccagGCGGGGCTGGCTGATGCCCTGAGTGGCTCCACCCCCCGTTGTGGGCCCCCCAACCTCAGGGGCCCAGGCTACCTGAGTCActggcagctccccctccccgcgCAGCCAGTGCCCACAGACTCCGGGGGGGGCAGCCCTGGTGCCCCCATCTCGTCCAGCTGCAGAGCCACGTCGCTTCTCCCCACAGAGCTCCCGGCCGGCGCCGAGCGGGTGCAGCGCCTGGCCGAACTGGTCCAGAGCCTGCCCCCACCTAATTACGCCACCCTGCGCTACATCCTGGCCCACCTCCGCAA GGTGATGGAGTACGCCGACGTGAACCGCATGACCCGGCAGAACATCGGCATCGTCTTCGGCCCCACGCTGCTGCGGCCCGAGAAGGAGCTGGCCAGCATGGCCGTGGACATGGTCCACCAGAACCAGGCCgtggagctgctgctctccgaGTTCCAGCACATCTTCCCGGCCCCCGGCGCCAACTGA
- the ARHGAP9 gene encoding rho GTPase-activating protein 9 isoform X10 — translation MTVLGPGWAGLVARTRRPAALPVAEMLSGRWRLEGRSWRRASPSPGSSSAVALRALYDYQYEAEDGRQVAIAEGECFLLLHKSNEDWWQVRRLSDPRRARPIFVPATYVAEVGPRVEGGPWLSATLLAAAGTGQHPSPGLQPRYRSLQDLSSCPAPPGHYSCHSLSLPAWDPGPQLGPAHPVSRSVSATGLAQSPGRDAPAPGCQQERCPEPVGQGASPPGGPPSGATMEESPIYCNLEEIKQVRGEPPNPSGPPLQVLDAWERHLDPSTGRSYFYNRETGDKSWKPPRRHREMSLLPVEALSPEPPAAADPGETLAQGGDSVQAGRLGYTKSMILPESRVPKVSHRRNRSQPSFEDWVGTGPPTTSPGGCPPHPSDLPHEVEKAGQLNKTKIAEGGRKLRKSWGISWVVLAGNSLVFYKDLKGPAPTSWRPASSRPESSVDLRGAVLERARDMSSKKNVIHLRTVTGNEFLLQSDSEAEIQEWHQTIKSVIRRLDRENPLDEPGYVLRRAGSSELGELSGDEEDEGLRPKDSWKSSGSTRRPDSTERKRVKSKLRRFIVKRPPLQSLQEKGLIRDQVFGCRLDALCQRENDTVPRFVRLCVEAVEKKERAVTSDGRYVFPEQPCQEERLSLADPEWDDVHVVTGALKLFFRELPEPLVPFALFDAFVAAVKLPAGAERVQRLAELVQSLPPPNYATLRYILAHLRKVMEYADVNRMTRQNIGIVFGPTLLRPEKELASMAVDMVHQNQAVELLLSEFQHIFPAPGAN, via the exons ATGACGGTGCTGGgccccggctgggctgggctcgtGGCGCGCACAAGGCGGCCAGCCGCTCTCCCCGTCGCTGAGATGCTGTCAGGGCGGTGGCGGCTGGAAGGCCGGTCCTGGCGCCGGGCCAGCCCCTCGCCAGGCTCCTCCTCGGCCGTGGCGCTGCGAGCCCTCTACGACTACCAGTACGAGGCGGAGGACGGGCGCCAGGTGGCCATCGCTGAAGGCGAGTGCTTCCTGCTGCTCCACAAGTCCAACGAGGACTGGTGGCAGGTGCGACGTCTCAGCGATCCCCGGAGGGCACGGCCCATCTTTGTGCCGGCCACCTACGTGGCGGAGGTGGGCCCTCGCGTGGAGGGTGGCCCGTGGCTGAGCGCCACGCTGCTGGCAGCCGCTGGCACCGGGCAGCACCCATCCCCGG GCCTGCAGCCACGGTACCGATCCCTCCAGGACctgtccagctgcccagccccgccTGGCCACTACTCCTGCCACAGCCTgagcctgccagcctgggaccccGGCCCCCAGCTCGGCCCGGCCCACCCCGTCAGCAGGAGCGTCAGCGCCACCGGCCTGGCCCAGAGCCCCGGCAGGGACGCACCCGCCCCCGGATGCCAGCAGGAGCGGTGCCCGGAGCcggtggggcagggggccagcCCCCCTGGG GGTCCACCCTCTGGAGCCACCATGGAGGAGTCCCCGATTTACTGCAACCTGGAGGAGATAAAGCAGGTGCGGGGGgagccccccaaccccagcgGCCCCCCGTTGCAGGTGCTGGACGCCTGGGAGCGCCACCTCGACCCCAGCACCGGCCGCAGCTACTTCTACAACCGGGAGACGGGCGACAAGTCTTGGAAACCTCCACGGCGCCACCGGGAGATG agtTTGCTCCCCGTGGAGGCTCTGAGCCCCGAGCCCCCGGCAGCTGCTGACCCGGGGGAGACGCTGGCGCAGGGCGGGGACAGCGTCCAGGCCGGCCGGCTCGGCTACACCAAATCCATGATCTTGCCGGAATCCCGTGTGCCCAAG GTGTCTCACCGCAGGAATCGCTCCCAGCCCAGCTTTGAAGACTGGGTGGGGACCGGTCCCCCCACCACTTCCCCCGGGGgctgcccccctcacccctctgACTTACCCCAT GAGGTGGAGAAGGCTGGGCAGCTGAACAAAACCAAGATTGCAGAGGGGGGCCGGAAACTCAG GAAGAGCTGGGGCATCTCCTGGGTGGTGCTGGCTGGGAACAGCCTCGTCTTCTACAAGGATCTCAAGGGCCCGGCCCCCACCAGctgg AGACCCGCCAGCAGCAGGCCTGAGAGCAGCGTGGACCTGCGGGGCGCGGTGCTGGAGCGGGCACGCGACATGTCCAGCAAGAAGAACGTCATCCAC CTCCGCACAGTGACTGGCAACGAGTTCCTGCTGCAGTCGGACAGCGAGGCCGAGATCCAGGAGTGGCACCAGACTATCAAGAGCGTCATCCGTAGGCTG GACCGGGAGAACCCCCTGGACGAGCCGGGCTACGTGCTGCGCCGGGCCGGCAGCTCCGAGCTGGGGGAGCTGAGCGGGGACGAGGAGGACGAGGGGCTGAGGCCAAAGGACAGCTGGAAATCCTCCG gCTCCACCCGCCGCCCGGACAGCACCGAGAGGAAGCGGGTCAAGAGCAAACTCCGGCGCTTCATCGTCAAACGGCCCCCGCTGCAGAGCCTGCAGGAAAAGGGGCTCATCCGAG ACCAGGTCTTCGGCTGCCGGCTGGACGCCCTGTGCCAGCGGGAGAACGACACAGTGCCCCGCTTTGTCCGGCTCTGCGTTGAGGCTGTGGAGAAGAAAG AGCGGGCAGTGACCTCTGACGGGCGCTACGTCTTCCCGGAGCAGCCGTGCCAAG AGGAGCGGCTGAGCCTGGCGGACCCCGAGTGGGACGACGTCCATGTGGTGACCGGCGCCCTCAAGCTCTTCTTCCGCGAGCTGCCCGAGCCCCTGGTGCCCTTCGCCCTCTTCGACGCCTTCGTGGCTGCCGTCA AGCTCCCGGCCGGCGCCGAGCGGGTGCAGCGCCTGGCCGAACTGGTCCAGAGCCTGCCCCCACCTAATTACGCCACCCTGCGCTACATCCTGGCCCACCTCCGCAA GGTGATGGAGTACGCCGACGTGAACCGCATGACCCGGCAGAACATCGGCATCGTCTTCGGCCCCACGCTGCTGCGGCCCGAGAAGGAGCTGGCCAGCATGGCCGTGGACATGGTCCACCAGAACCAGGCCgtggagctgctgctctccgaGTTCCAGCACATCTTCCCGGCCCCCGGCGCCAACTGA